A window of the Physeter macrocephalus isolate SW-GA chromosome 7, ASM283717v5, whole genome shotgun sequence genome harbors these coding sequences:
- the IL2 gene encoding interleukin-2: MYKMQLLSCIALTLALVANGAPTSSSTENTKEQVKSLLLDLRLLSNEVNNYENLKLFRMLTFKFYMPKKATELKHLQCLAEELKPLEDVLNVAQSKTQNWTGIKDLMDNINRIVLTLKGSETRFTCEYDDETVTAVEFLEKWITFCQSIYSTMT; encoded by the exons ATGTACAAGATGCAACTCTTGTCTTGCATCGCACTAACTCTTGCACTTGTGGCAAACGGTGCACCTACTTCAAGCTCTACGGAGAACACAAAGGAACAAGTGAAGTCATTGCTGCTGGATTTACGGTTGCTTTCGAATGAAGTTAAT AATTACGAGAACCTCAAGCTCTTCAGGATGctcacatttaaattttacatgCCCAAGAAG gCTACAGAATTGAAACATCTTCAGTGTCTAGCAGAAGAACTCAAACCTCTGGAGGATGTGCTAAATGTTGCTCAAAGCAAAACCCAGAACTGGACAGGTATCAAGGATTTAATGGACAATATCAACAGAATAGTTTTGACACTAAAG GGATCTGAAACAAGATTCACATGTGAATATGATGATGAGACAGTAACCGCTGTAGAATTTCTGGAAAAATGGATTACCTTTTGTCAAAGCATCTACTCAACAATGACTTGA